The following are encoded together in the Ranitomeya imitator isolate aRanImi1 chromosome 4, aRanImi1.pri, whole genome shotgun sequence genome:
- the ADCK2 gene encoding uncharacterized aarF domain-containing protein kinase 2 isoform X2: MSQCFYLRAGASFCSRIRFCRRSRDLTKWRDLAARRLRCTSVRTLSRITFWCLGVRYVTTNGQCERLVQEEDPGEKLLRLGPSDSPQKPPETFLKKIDFVVRVGVRAFILFCKFGPLLIVYPLTYLSGSLNSLWLCLLLKATETSGPACIKLGQWASTRRDLFSEEFCHLFSKLHVKVSPHPWEYTDLCLRRAFGDNYAHVLRFSSRDPVGSGCVAQVLHPGLGQQVKMDLLIMKTWSRLVSLIPGFRWLSLTEIVEEFGKLMTQQIDLRFEARNLETFQEKFEKMDFIKFPTPLRPFVTRNIMVETFEDGEPLSLYLQEAGSSEIKHRIAAMGMDMLLKMVFVDNFVHADLHPGNILVQGVLEFSPAHSDLTTLVDMCDTLIVNVRPSRCPLRLVLLDAGIVAELQENDLENFRSVFTAVVLGQGEKVAELILHHARANQCVDVQSFKSQMAELVNEARTNTVSLGKLQVATLLSRVFHLLMTHKVKLESNFASIVFAILVLEGLGRSLDPEIDILEAAKPLLVKSAASLI, from the exons ATGTCGCAGTGCTTCTATCTGAGAGCAGGAGCCTCTTTTTGCTCCAGGATTCGCTTTTGCAGGAGATCCAGGGATCTGACTAAATGGAGGGACCTGGCAGCTCGGAGACTCAGGTGTACAAGTGTCAGGACCCTGTCCAGGATCACCTTCTGGTGCTTGGGTGTTAGATATGTGACAACCAATGGGCAATGTGAGCGGCTGGTCCAGGAGGAAGACCCAGGTGAGAAGCTCCTGCGCTTAGGACCTTCAGACAGTCCACAGAAGCCACCAGAGACGTTCCTGAAGAAGATCGACTTTGTTGTCCGAGTGGGGGTCCGCGCTTTCATCCTATTTTGCAAATTCGGACCCCTATTAATCGTGTATCCCCTCACCTACCTTTCGGGAAGTCTGAATTCTCTTTGGCTTTGTCTTTTGTTGAAGGCCACGGAGACATCAGGACCGGCGTGCATCAAGCTTGGCCAATGGGCTAGCACTCGACGAGATCTCTTCTCGGAGGAATTCTGCCATCTGTTTTCCAAATTACATGTTAAAGTGTCTCCGCACCCCTGGGAATACACTGACCTCTGTCTGAGAAGAGCCTTCGGGGACAACTACGCTCATGTGTTGAGGTTCTCCAGCAGAGATCCTGTAGGATCTGGTTGTGTGGCCCAG GTCCTTCATCCAGGTCTTGGCCAGCAAGTGAAGATGGACCTTCTCATCATGAAGACCTGGAGCAGACTTGTTAGTCTGATCCCCGGATTCAGGTGGTTGAGTCTGACGGAGATTGTGGAGGAGTTTGGGAAATTAATGACCCAACAA ATAGATCTGCGTTTTGAAGCCAGGAACTTGGAAACATTTCAAGAAAAATTTGAGAAAATGGATTTTATAAAGTTTCCCACTCCTCTACGACCCTTTGTGACGAGGAACATCATGGTGGAGACCTTCGAG GACGGAGAACCGTTGTCTCTTTATCTGCAGGAGGCTGGGTCTTCTGAGATCAAACATCGGATCGCAGCAATGGGAATGGACATGTTACTGAAGATG GTATTTGTGGATAATTTTGTCCACGCTGATCTCCATCCTGGTAATATCCTTGTTCAGGGGGTTCTGGAGTTCTCCCCTGCCCACAGTGATCTGACCACCCTAGTGGACATGTGTGACACCCTGATTGTCAATGTCCGGCCCAGCCGTTGCCCTCTTAGGTTGGTCTTGCTGGATGCCGGCATTGTGGCTGAGCTACAGGAGAATGATCTTGAAAACTTCCGCTCCGTCTTTACTGCGGTAGTTCTAGGGCAG GGAGAGAAGGTGGCCGAGTTGATCCTACATCACGCCAGAGCCAATCAGTGTGTTGACGTGCAAAGCTTCAAGTCACAGATGGCGGAGTTGGTGAACGAGGCCAGGACAAATACGGTATCGCTTGGGAAG CTCCAGGTTGCAACTTTGCTCTCTCGGGTCTTCCATCTTCTGATGACACATAAG GTGAAGCTTGAGAGTAACTTTGCCTCCATCGTCTTTGCCATTTTGGTTTTGGAAGGACTTGGCCGCTCGCTGGACCCGGAGATCGATATACTGGAGGCAGCCAAGCCTCTGCTGGTAAAGAGTGCTGCGTCTCTGATCTAA
- the ADCK2 gene encoding uncharacterized aarF domain-containing protein kinase 2 isoform X1, with amino-acid sequence MSQCFYLRAGASFCSRIRFCRRSRDLTKWRDLAARRLRCTSVRTLSRITFWCLGVRYVTTNGQCERLVQEEDPGEKLLRLGPSDSPQKPPETFLKKIDFVVRVGVRAFILFCKFGPLLIVYPLTYLSGSLNSLWLCLLLKATETSGPACIKLGQWASTRRDLFSEEFCHLFSKLHVKVSPHPWEYTDLCLRRAFGDNYAHVLRFSSRDPVGSGCVAQVYKAHADLSGIHNVESQSLVESMEQGWAYEAWEVLGLHGIIGRLRNWRQLGQGSPKDPKPLHSPIRGSEEDSDHLVPVAVKVLHPGLGQQVKMDLLIMKTWSRLVSLIPGFRWLSLTEIVEEFGKLMTQQIDLRFEARNLETFQEKFEKMDFIKFPTPLRPFVTRNIMVETFEDGEPLSLYLQEAGSSEIKHRIAAMGMDMLLKMVFVDNFVHADLHPGNILVQGVLEFSPAHSDLTTLVDMCDTLIVNVRPSRCPLRLVLLDAGIVAELQENDLENFRSVFTAVVLGQGEKVAELILHHARANQCVDVQSFKSQMAELVNEARTNTVSLGKLQVATLLSRVFHLLMTHKVKLESNFASIVFAILVLEGLGRSLDPEIDILEAAKPLLVKSAASLI; translated from the exons ATGTCGCAGTGCTTCTATCTGAGAGCAGGAGCCTCTTTTTGCTCCAGGATTCGCTTTTGCAGGAGATCCAGGGATCTGACTAAATGGAGGGACCTGGCAGCTCGGAGACTCAGGTGTACAAGTGTCAGGACCCTGTCCAGGATCACCTTCTGGTGCTTGGGTGTTAGATATGTGACAACCAATGGGCAATGTGAGCGGCTGGTCCAGGAGGAAGACCCAGGTGAGAAGCTCCTGCGCTTAGGACCTTCAGACAGTCCACAGAAGCCACCAGAGACGTTCCTGAAGAAGATCGACTTTGTTGTCCGAGTGGGGGTCCGCGCTTTCATCCTATTTTGCAAATTCGGACCCCTATTAATCGTGTATCCCCTCACCTACCTTTCGGGAAGTCTGAATTCTCTTTGGCTTTGTCTTTTGTTGAAGGCCACGGAGACATCAGGACCGGCGTGCATCAAGCTTGGCCAATGGGCTAGCACTCGACGAGATCTCTTCTCGGAGGAATTCTGCCATCTGTTTTCCAAATTACATGTTAAAGTGTCTCCGCACCCCTGGGAATACACTGACCTCTGTCTGAGAAGAGCCTTCGGGGACAACTACGCTCATGTGTTGAGGTTCTCCAGCAGAGATCCTGTAGGATCTGGTTGTGTGGCCCAGGTATATAAGGCCCATGCCGACCTATCAGGGATTCACAATGTGGAGTCCCAATCTCTGGTAGAGAGTATGGAGCAGGGTTGGGCGTATGAAGCATGGGAGGTGCTGGGACTTCATGGAATTATTGGACGTCTTAGGAACTGGAGGCAACTTGGCCAAGGTTCTCCAAAGGACCCTAAACCATTACATTCTCCAATAAGAGGATCAGAGGAAGATTCCGATCACCTTGTCCCCGTGGCGGTAAAA GTCCTTCATCCAGGTCTTGGCCAGCAAGTGAAGATGGACCTTCTCATCATGAAGACCTGGAGCAGACTTGTTAGTCTGATCCCCGGATTCAGGTGGTTGAGTCTGACGGAGATTGTGGAGGAGTTTGGGAAATTAATGACCCAACAA ATAGATCTGCGTTTTGAAGCCAGGAACTTGGAAACATTTCAAGAAAAATTTGAGAAAATGGATTTTATAAAGTTTCCCACTCCTCTACGACCCTTTGTGACGAGGAACATCATGGTGGAGACCTTCGAG GACGGAGAACCGTTGTCTCTTTATCTGCAGGAGGCTGGGTCTTCTGAGATCAAACATCGGATCGCAGCAATGGGAATGGACATGTTACTGAAGATG GTATTTGTGGATAATTTTGTCCACGCTGATCTCCATCCTGGTAATATCCTTGTTCAGGGGGTTCTGGAGTTCTCCCCTGCCCACAGTGATCTGACCACCCTAGTGGACATGTGTGACACCCTGATTGTCAATGTCCGGCCCAGCCGTTGCCCTCTTAGGTTGGTCTTGCTGGATGCCGGCATTGTGGCTGAGCTACAGGAGAATGATCTTGAAAACTTCCGCTCCGTCTTTACTGCGGTAGTTCTAGGGCAG GGAGAGAAGGTGGCCGAGTTGATCCTACATCACGCCAGAGCCAATCAGTGTGTTGACGTGCAAAGCTTCAAGTCACAGATGGCGGAGTTGGTGAACGAGGCCAGGACAAATACGGTATCGCTTGGGAAG CTCCAGGTTGCAACTTTGCTCTCTCGGGTCTTCCATCTTCTGATGACACATAAG GTGAAGCTTGAGAGTAACTTTGCCTCCATCGTCTTTGCCATTTTGGTTTTGGAAGGACTTGGCCGCTCGCTGGACCCGGAGATCGATATACTGGAGGCAGCCAAGCCTCTGCTGGTAAAGAGTGCTGCGTCTCTGATCTAA
- the ADCK2 gene encoding uncharacterized aarF domain-containing protein kinase 2 isoform X3, whose amino-acid sequence MDLLIMKTWSRLVSLIPGFRWLSLTEIVEEFGKLMTQQIDLRFEARNLETFQEKFEKMDFIKFPTPLRPFVTRNIMVETFEDGEPLSLYLQEAGSSEIKHRIAAMGMDMLLKMVFVDNFVHADLHPGNILVQGVLEFSPAHSDLTTLVDMCDTLIVNVRPSRCPLRLVLLDAGIVAELQENDLENFRSVFTAVVLGQGEKVAELILHHARANQCVDVQSFKSQMAELVNEARTNTVSLGKLQVATLLSRVFHLLMTHKVKLESNFASIVFAILVLEGLGRSLDPEIDILEAAKPLLVKSAASLI is encoded by the exons ATGGACCTTCTCATCATGAAGACCTGGAGCAGACTTGTTAGTCTGATCCCCGGATTCAGGTGGTTGAGTCTGACGGAGATTGTGGAGGAGTTTGGGAAATTAATGACCCAACAA ATAGATCTGCGTTTTGAAGCCAGGAACTTGGAAACATTTCAAGAAAAATTTGAGAAAATGGATTTTATAAAGTTTCCCACTCCTCTACGACCCTTTGTGACGAGGAACATCATGGTGGAGACCTTCGAG GACGGAGAACCGTTGTCTCTTTATCTGCAGGAGGCTGGGTCTTCTGAGATCAAACATCGGATCGCAGCAATGGGAATGGACATGTTACTGAAGATG GTATTTGTGGATAATTTTGTCCACGCTGATCTCCATCCTGGTAATATCCTTGTTCAGGGGGTTCTGGAGTTCTCCCCTGCCCACAGTGATCTGACCACCCTAGTGGACATGTGTGACACCCTGATTGTCAATGTCCGGCCCAGCCGTTGCCCTCTTAGGTTGGTCTTGCTGGATGCCGGCATTGTGGCTGAGCTACAGGAGAATGATCTTGAAAACTTCCGCTCCGTCTTTACTGCGGTAGTTCTAGGGCAG GGAGAGAAGGTGGCCGAGTTGATCCTACATCACGCCAGAGCCAATCAGTGTGTTGACGTGCAAAGCTTCAAGTCACAGATGGCGGAGTTGGTGAACGAGGCCAGGACAAATACGGTATCGCTTGGGAAG CTCCAGGTTGCAACTTTGCTCTCTCGGGTCTTCCATCTTCTGATGACACATAAG GTGAAGCTTGAGAGTAACTTTGCCTCCATCGTCTTTGCCATTTTGGTTTTGGAAGGACTTGGCCGCTCGCTGGACCCGGAGATCGATATACTGGAGGCAGCCAAGCCTCTGCTGGTAAAGAGTGCTGCGTCTCTGATCTAA